In Pseudomonas nunensis, a single window of DNA contains:
- a CDS encoding ABC transporter permease, translating into MAHPAQRRWYPLVFAIAALVLLPLSVLFFCWQTIDQQIWSHLWDTQMPRLLGNTLTLVLGVGVGVTLLGVSLAWLTSLCEFPGRRWLDWALMLPFAIPAYVLAFVFVGLLDFAGPVQTLMRDWFGTGLRLPRVRSTGGVILVLVLVFYPYVYLLARTAFLAQGKGLMEAARVLGQSPWQAFWRVALPMARPAIGAGVALALMETLADFGAVSVFNFDTFTTAIYKTWYGFFSLSTAAQLASLLLLVVMVVLYGERRARGANRASNERPRVKALYHLRGIKALAAMSWCGLVFACAFVIPMLQLLVWFWQRGRFDLDERYAGLIVHTLYLGGMAALITVSVALLLAFARRLAPTRAIRSGVSLANLGYALPGSVLAVSIMLAFSYLDRELVIPLSGWLGGGGKPLLLGSLSALILAYLVRFIAVAYGPLESSLARIRPSLPEAARSLGVSGPRLFFKVYLPLLLPGTLSAALLVFVDVLKEMPATLLMRPFGWDTLAVRIFEMTSEGEWARASLPALTLVLVGLLPVIGLIRRSAHRNA; encoded by the coding sequence TTGGCCCACCCCGCCCAACGCCGCTGGTACCCCCTGGTCTTCGCCATCGCCGCGTTGGTCCTGCTGCCCCTGAGCGTGCTGTTCTTCTGCTGGCAAACCATCGATCAACAAATCTGGTCCCACCTTTGGGACACGCAGATGCCACGGCTGTTGGGCAACACCCTGACCCTGGTGCTCGGCGTCGGTGTCGGCGTGACGCTGTTGGGCGTGAGCCTGGCCTGGCTCACCAGCCTTTGCGAATTCCCCGGTCGGCGCTGGCTGGACTGGGCGTTGATGCTGCCGTTCGCGATTCCCGCCTACGTGCTGGCGTTCGTCTTCGTCGGCCTGTTGGATTTCGCGGGCCCCGTGCAAACCCTGATGCGCGATTGGTTCGGTACTGGGCTGCGATTGCCGCGCGTGCGTTCCACCGGTGGCGTGATCCTCGTGCTGGTGCTGGTGTTCTACCCCTACGTTTACCTGTTGGCGCGCACCGCGTTCCTCGCTCAGGGCAAAGGCCTGATGGAAGCCGCCCGAGTCCTCGGACAATCGCCATGGCAAGCGTTCTGGCGTGTCGCATTGCCCATGGCACGTCCGGCTATCGGTGCCGGTGTGGCGTTGGCTCTGATGGAAACCCTGGCGGATTTCGGCGCGGTGTCGGTGTTCAACTTCGACACCTTCACCACCGCGATCTACAAAACCTGGTACGGCTTCTTCAGCCTCTCGACCGCCGCGCAACTGGCCAGCCTGTTGTTGCTGGTGGTGATGGTCGTGTTGTACGGCGAGCGCCGCGCCCGGGGCGCCAATCGAGCGAGCAACGAGCGACCACGGGTCAAGGCGCTGTATCACCTGCGCGGCATCAAGGCGTTGGCGGCGATGAGTTGGTGCGGGCTGGTGTTCGCCTGCGCCTTCGTGATTCCGATGCTGCAACTGCTCGTTTGGTTTTGGCAGCGCGGACGCTTCGATCTGGATGAGCGTTACGCCGGACTGATCGTCCACACCCTGTACCTCGGCGGTATGGCCGCGCTGATCACCGTCAGCGTCGCCTTGCTGCTGGCGTTTGCCCGACGCCTGGCGCCGACCCGGGCGATTCGTTCCGGCGTCAGCCTGGCCAATCTCGGCTACGCCTTGCCCGGCTCGGTGTTGGCGGTGTCGATCATGCTGGCGTTCAGTTATCTGGATCGCGAATTGGTGATCCCGCTGTCGGGCTGGCTCGGCGGCGGGGGCAAGCCGTTGCTATTGGGCAGCCTGTCGGCGCTGATATTGGCCTATCTGGTGCGTTTCATTGCGGTGGCTTATGGGCCGCTGGAAAGCAGTCTGGCGCGAATACGGCCTTCTTTGCCCGAAGCGGCACGTAGCCTTGGGGTCAGTGGGCCACGACTGTTTTTCAAAGTGTATCTGCCGCTTTTGCTGCCCGGCACTTTGAGCGCGGCGTTGCTGGTGTTCGTCGATGTGCTCAAGGAAATGCCCGCGACCTTGCTGATGCGCCCGTTTGGCTGGGACACGCTGGCAGTTCGCATCTTTGAAATGACCAGCGAAGGAGAGTGGGCGAGGGCATCGTTGCCGGCGCTGACCCTGGTTTTGGTCGGACTGTTACCGGTCATCGGATTGATTCGACGTTCGGCGCATCGAAACGCCTAG
- a CDS encoding extracellular solute-binding protein, with the protein MLAPKRLLTALALTLIGSTAAQAADEVVVYSSRIDELIKPVFDAYTAKTGVQVKFITDKEAPLMQRIKAEGENATADLLLTVDAGNLWQAEQMGILQPFTSKTIDANIPLQYRAASHAWTGLSLRARTIAYSTDRVKPGELTTYEGLADKQWEGRLCLRTAKKVYNQSLTATMIEVHGADKTEKILKGWVSNLSTDVFSDDIAVLEAINAGQCDVGIVNTYYYGRLHKQKPDLAVKLFWPNQGDRGVHVNLSGIGLTKHAPHPEAAKALVEWMTTPEAQKIFADVNQEFPANPAVQPSAEVASWGKFVADTLPVEIAGKRQAEAIRMMDRAGWN; encoded by the coding sequence ATGTTGGCACCGAAGCGTCTATTGACCGCGCTGGCCCTGACCCTGATCGGCAGCACCGCCGCCCAGGCCGCCGACGAGGTGGTGGTTTACTCTTCACGCATCGACGAGCTGATCAAGCCAGTCTTCGATGCCTACACCGCGAAAACCGGTGTGCAGGTGAAGTTCATCACCGACAAGGAAGCGCCGCTGATGCAGCGCATCAAGGCCGAGGGTGAAAACGCCACCGCCGACCTGCTGCTGACCGTTGATGCCGGCAACCTCTGGCAGGCCGAGCAGATGGGCATTCTCCAGCCGTTCACTTCCAAGACCATCGACGCGAACATTCCTTTGCAATATCGCGCCGCGTCCCACGCCTGGACCGGCCTGAGCCTGCGTGCGCGGACCATCGCCTATTCCACTGACCGCGTGAAACCCGGTGAACTGACCACCTACGAAGGTCTGGCCGACAAGCAATGGGAAGGCCGCCTGTGCCTGCGCACGGCGAAGAAGGTCTACAACCAGTCGCTGACCGCCACCATGATCGAAGTCCACGGCGCCGATAAGACCGAGAAGATCCTCAAGGGTTGGGTGAGCAACCTGTCCACCGACGTGTTCTCCGATGACATCGCGGTGCTGGAAGCGATCAACGCTGGCCAGTGCGACGTCGGTATCGTCAACACCTATTACTACGGCCGCCTGCACAAGCAGAAACCGGACCTGGCAGTGAAGCTGTTCTGGCCGAACCAGGGCGACCGTGGCGTGCACGTCAATCTGTCGGGTATCGGCCTGACCAAACATGCGCCGCACCCGGAAGCGGCCAAGGCACTGGTGGAGTGGATGACCACGCCGGAAGCGCAGAAGATCTTCGCCGATGTGAACCAGGAATTCCCGGCCAACCCGGCGGTACAGCCATCGGCTGAAGTAGCGAGCTGGGGCAAGTTTGTTGCGGATACCTTGCCGGTGGAAATTGCTGGCAAGCGTCAGGCCGAAGCGATTCGCATGATGGATCGCGCTGGCTGGAACTGA
- a CDS encoding NfeD family protein, with product MWAFLQHLSFWDWLAFGTVLLILEVFGAGGYLLWIGMAAAAVGVLTFVLPGLSWELQFLLFGLLSIATALYWWRRQRSAVRESDQPNLNLRGQELIGKTFVVHEAIVDGRGKIKVADGVWMARGPDAALGSRVRVVSQQGAILLVEPAD from the coding sequence ATGTGGGCATTTCTGCAACATTTATCGTTCTGGGACTGGCTGGCCTTCGGCACGGTGCTGCTGATTCTTGAAGTGTTCGGTGCCGGCGGCTATCTGCTGTGGATCGGCATGGCGGCGGCAGCGGTTGGTGTGCTGACTTTTGTGCTGCCCGGCCTGTCATGGGAGCTGCAGTTCCTGCTGTTCGGCCTGCTCTCGATCGCCACCGCGCTGTATTGGTGGCGACGCCAGCGCAGTGCCGTACGAGAGAGCGATCAGCCAAACCTGAATCTGCGCGGTCAGGAATTGATCGGCAAAACCTTTGTGGTGCATGAAGCGATTGTGGATGGTCGCGGCAAGATCAAAGTTGCCGATGGTGTGTGGATGGCGCGCGGGCCAGACGCCGCGCTCGGCAGCCGCGTTCGTGTGGTCAGTCAGCAAGGGGCGATTCTGCTGGTAGAACCGGCTGACTGA
- the gcvT gene encoding glycine cleavage system aminomethyltransferase GcvT — MGQRTPLYDLHLALGAKMVDFGGWDMPLHYGSQVEEHHQVRRDCGVFDVSHMTVIDVDGPQAKAWLQHLLANDVERLHSPGRALYSTMLNERGGIVDDMLVYRLEDGYRLVVNASTRDQDLAWMQAHLDGFDVRLLERSELAMLAIQGPHARHKIAELVTQSRGNLIQILKPFEGQFDGDWFIARTGYTGEDGLEIVLPANQAPGFFNDLVGAGISPIGLGARDTLRVEAGMNLYGQDIHQDVSPLASNMAWSIAWEPATRQFIGRAALEAEKANGVQHKLVGLVLEERGVLRAHQVVRIANVGEGEITSGSFSPTLSKSIALARVPMATADRAEVEIRGKWYPVRVVKPTFVRHGKTLI; from the coding sequence ATGGGACAGCGTACGCCTCTGTATGACCTTCATCTCGCCCTCGGCGCGAAGATGGTCGATTTTGGCGGTTGGGATATGCCACTGCATTACGGCTCGCAGGTCGAGGAACACCATCAGGTGCGCCGCGATTGCGGGGTTTTCGATGTATCCCACATGACCGTGATCGATGTCGACGGCCCCCAGGCCAAGGCCTGGCTCCAGCACTTGCTGGCCAATGACGTCGAACGCCTGCACAGCCCCGGCCGTGCCTTGTACAGCACCATGCTTAACGAGCGCGGCGGCATCGTCGACGACATGCTCGTCTACCGTCTCGAAGACGGCTATCGGCTGGTGGTCAACGCCTCCACCCGCGATCAGGATCTGGCCTGGATGCAGGCGCATCTCGACGGCTTCGATGTGCGCCTGCTTGAGCGCTCCGAGTTGGCGATGCTGGCCATTCAAGGTCCCCACGCGCGGCACAAGATCGCCGAGCTGGTCACGCAGTCCCGTGGCAATCTCATCCAGATACTCAAACCTTTCGAAGGTCAGTTCGACGGCGACTGGTTTATCGCGCGCACCGGTTACACCGGCGAAGATGGCCTGGAAATCGTGTTGCCGGCCAATCAGGCGCCGGGTTTCTTCAACGATCTGGTAGGCGCGGGCATTTCACCCATTGGTCTTGGCGCCCGGGATACCTTGCGCGTCGAAGCCGGGATGAACCTCTACGGTCAGGACATTCATCAAGATGTCTCACCGTTGGCCTCCAATATGGCCTGGAGCATTGCCTGGGAACCGGCCACGCGCCAGTTCATCGGGCGTGCGGCCCTTGAAGCCGAGAAGGCCAACGGTGTGCAGCACAAACTGGTTGGTCTGGTGCTTGAGGAGCGTGGAGTTTTGCGCGCTCATCAAGTCGTCCGTATCGCCAATGTTGGCGAAGGGGAGATCACCAGTGGTAGTTTCTCTCCTACGCTTAGCAAGTCGATTGCACTGGCGCGCGTGCCGATGGCGACCGCCGACCGCGCAGAAGTGGAAATCCGTGGCAAGTGGTACCCGGTCCGAGTGGTCAAACCGACCTTCGTACGCCATGGCAAAACCTTGATCTAA
- a CDS encoding DegT/DnrJ/EryC1/StrS family aminotransferase, translating to MSQLPFLPFSKPVIDEATITAVGDVLRSGWITSGPKVQAFEAQLSEFFGGRPVRTFNSGTCTMEIALRIAGIGPGDEVITTPISWVATANVILEVGATPVFADIDPVTRNIDLDQLEAAITPRTKAIIPVYLAGLPVDMSRLYAIAKKHGLRIVEDAAQALGSSWNGQRIGATGDFVSFSFQANKNVTSSEGGCLVLNTPEEVRLAEKYRLQGVTRNGFDGLDVDVLGGKFNMTDVAAAIGLGQFAHIEAITAHRRELARHYFACFGADFEAQYGAQLPPTDFENSNWHLFQLVLPERKDGQPARATFMEQMQALGVGIGYHYPPIHLLSLYRERGFKEGMFPVAERVGRLIVSLPMFTSMTKADVERSVAAVKAVLKP from the coding sequence ATGAGCCAACTGCCATTTCTGCCGTTTTCCAAACCCGTCATTGATGAAGCCACGATTACCGCGGTCGGTGACGTGCTGCGTTCGGGCTGGATCACCAGCGGCCCCAAGGTCCAGGCGTTTGAAGCGCAACTCTCGGAATTCTTCGGCGGGCGCCCGGTGCGCACCTTCAATTCCGGCACCTGCACCATGGAAATCGCCTTGCGCATTGCCGGTATCGGACCGGGCGATGAGGTGATCACCACGCCGATTTCCTGGGTCGCCACCGCTAACGTGATTCTGGAAGTCGGCGCCACGCCAGTGTTTGCCGATATCGACCCGGTCACTCGCAATATCGATCTGGATCAGTTGGAAGCCGCGATCACCCCGCGCACCAAGGCGATCATTCCGGTGTACCTCGCCGGATTGCCAGTGGATATGAGTCGGCTGTATGCGATCGCCAAAAAGCACGGTTTGCGGATTGTCGAAGACGCCGCCCAGGCCTTGGGTTCGAGCTGGAATGGCCAACGTATCGGTGCCACTGGCGACTTCGTGTCGTTCAGTTTCCAGGCGAACAAGAACGTCACCTCTTCGGAGGGCGGTTGCCTGGTGCTGAACACGCCTGAGGAAGTGCGGCTGGCGGAGAAGTATCGTCTGCAGGGCGTCACCCGAAATGGTTTTGATGGCCTGGACGTGGATGTGCTGGGCGGCAAGTTCAACATGACCGATGTCGCGGCGGCGATTGGCCTGGGGCAGTTTGCGCATATCGAGGCGATCACGGCTCATCGGCGTGAGCTGGCGCGGCACTATTTCGCGTGTTTCGGTGCGGATTTCGAAGCGCAGTACGGTGCGCAATTGCCGCCGACGGATTTCGAGAACAGCAACTGGCACTTGTTCCAACTGGTGCTGCCAGAGCGCAAGGACGGCCAACCGGCGCGGGCCACGTTCATGGAGCAGATGCAGGCACTGGGCGTCGGCATCGGTTATCACTACCCGCCGATCCACCTGCTGAGTCTTTACCGCGAGCGCGGTTTCAAGGAAGGCATGTTTCCAGTGGCCGAACGGGTCGGTCGCCTGATTGTTTCGCTGCCGATGTTTACGAGCATGACCAAGGCGGATGTCGAGCGGTCGGTGGCAGCGGTCAAAGCCGTTCTGAAGCCATAA
- the gcvP gene encoding aminomethyl-transferring glycine dehydrogenase — protein MSQLPSLSQLRDPNAFLRRHLGPDAAEQQAMLDSLGLGSRVELIEQTVPPGIRLNRELDLPPALDEEAALAKLRGYAEQNQVWTSLIGMGYHGTLTPTVILRNVLENPGWYTAYTPYQPEIAQGRLEALLNFQQLTIDLTGLELANASLLDEATAAAEAMALAKRVAKSKSNLFFVDENCHPQTISVVRTRADGFGFELIIDTVDNLKQHQVFGALLQYPDTHGEIRDLRPLIDHLHSQQALACVATDLLSLLLLTPPGELGADVVFGSSQRFGVPMGYGGPHAAFFASRDEYKRAIPGRIIGVSKDARGNVALRMALQTREQHIRREKANSNICTAQVLLANIASFYAVYHGPEGLKRIAQRVHRLTCILAAGLERHGITRLNKQFFDTLTLEVGGAQTAIIESAQAARINLRILGRGQLGLSLDETCDETTVAKLFDVFLGADHGLNVDELDAETLASSIPDSLLRTTPYLRHPVFSAHHSETEMLRYLKQLENKDLALNQSMIPLGSCTMKLNATSEMIPITWPQFANLHPFVPKEQAVGYALMIEELERWLCAITGFDAICMQPNSGAQGEYAGLLAIRKYHESRHEGARDICLIPSSAHGTNPASAQMAGMRVVIVECDEAGNVDLEDLKDKASAAGDKLACLMATYPSTHGVYEEGISEICEVIHSHGGQVYMDGANLNAQVGLARPADIGADVSHMNLHKTFCIPHGGGGPGMGPIGVRSHLAPFVANHPVVPIDGPQPQNGAVSAAPWGSASILPISWMYIAMMGPQLADASEVAILAANYLAQHLSGAFPVLYTGRNERVAHECILDLRPLKVLTGISEEDVAKRLMDYGFHAPTMSFPVPGTLMVEPTESESKAELDHFIGAMLNIRAEITEVQNGNWDPEDNPLKRAPHTLADITGVWERPYSIEQAVTPDAHTKAHKYWPAVNRVDNVYGDRNLFCACVPVDDYR, from the coding sequence ATGTCCCAGTTGCCGTCCCTGAGCCAGTTACGCGATCCGAATGCCTTCCTGCGCCGCCACTTGGGCCCCGATGCCGCCGAGCAGCAGGCGATGCTCGATAGCCTCGGCCTTGGCAGTCGGGTCGAATTGATCGAGCAGACCGTGCCGCCGGGCATTCGCCTTAACCGCGAACTGGATTTGCCGCCCGCCCTTGATGAAGAAGCCGCACTGGCCAAACTGCGCGGCTATGCCGAACAGAACCAGGTCTGGACCAGCCTGATCGGCATGGGTTATCACGGCACCCTGACGCCAACCGTCATCCTGCGCAATGTGCTGGAAAATCCCGGTTGGTACACCGCGTACACGCCTTATCAGCCGGAGATTGCCCAAGGCCGGCTCGAAGCGCTGCTCAACTTCCAGCAACTGACCATCGACCTCACGGGCCTGGAACTGGCCAACGCCTCGCTGCTGGATGAAGCCACGGCGGCGGCGGAAGCCATGGCCTTGGCCAAGCGAGTCGCCAAGTCCAAGAGCAATCTGTTTTTCGTCGATGAGAACTGCCATCCACAGACCATTTCCGTCGTCCGGACCCGGGCCGACGGCTTCGGTTTCGAGCTGATCATCGACACTGTGGATAACTTGAAACAGCACCAGGTGTTCGGCGCCTTGTTGCAGTACCCCGACACCCACGGCGAGATTCGCGATCTGCGGCCATTGATCGATCACCTGCATTCGCAGCAAGCGCTGGCCTGCGTCGCGACCGATCTGCTGAGCCTGTTGTTGCTGACTCCGCCGGGAGAGTTGGGTGCTGACGTGGTGTTCGGTTCATCGCAACGTTTCGGCGTGCCGATGGGCTATGGCGGACCTCATGCGGCGTTTTTTGCCAGCCGCGATGAGTACAAACGGGCGATTCCGGGGCGGATCATCGGCGTGTCGAAAGATGCGCGCGGTAACGTCGCCCTGCGCATGGCCCTGCAAACCCGTGAGCAACATATCCGCCGGGAGAAGGCCAACTCGAACATCTGCACCGCCCAAGTCTTGCTGGCCAATATCGCCAGTTTCTACGCGGTGTACCACGGCCCGGAAGGGCTGAAACGGATTGCCCAGCGCGTGCATCGGCTGACCTGCATCCTCGCCGCCGGCCTCGAACGCCACGGCATTACCCGGCTCAACAAACAATTCTTCGACACCCTGACCCTTGAAGTCGGCGGCGCGCAAACCGCGATCATCGAAAGCGCCCAGGCAGCGCGGATCAATTTGCGCATTCTTGGACGCGGGCAACTGGGCCTGAGCCTGGATGAAACCTGTGACGAAACCACCGTGGCGAAATTGTTCGATGTGTTCCTCGGTGCCGATCATGGGCTGAACGTCGACGAACTCGACGCCGAAACCCTGGCTTCCAGCATCCCTGACAGCTTGCTGCGCACCACGCCTTACCTGCGTCACCCGGTGTTCAGCGCCCATCACAGCGAAACCGAGATGCTGCGCTACCTCAAACAGCTGGAGAACAAGGACCTGGCGCTGAACCAGTCAATGATCCCGCTGGGCTCCTGCACCATGAAACTCAACGCCACCAGCGAGATGATCCCGATCACCTGGCCGCAATTCGCCAACCTGCACCCGTTCGTGCCGAAAGAGCAGGCCGTGGGGTATGCATTGATGATCGAAGAACTGGAGCGCTGGCTCTGCGCGATTACCGGTTTCGATGCGATCTGCATGCAGCCCAACTCTGGTGCCCAAGGCGAATACGCCGGGCTGTTGGCGATCCGTAAATACCACGAGAGCCGCCACGAAGGTGCGCGGGATATTTGTTTGATTCCATCCTCGGCCCACGGCACTAACCCGGCCTCGGCGCAAATGGCCGGGATGCGCGTGGTGATCGTCGAGTGCGACGAGGCGGGCAACGTCGATCTGGAGGACTTGAAGGACAAAGCTTCGGCGGCGGGGGACAAACTCGCCTGCCTGATGGCGACGTATCCTTCGACCCACGGCGTGTACGAGGAAGGCATCAGCGAAATCTGTGAAGTTATCCACAGCCATGGCGGCCAGGTGTACATGGATGGCGCCAACCTGAATGCTCAGGTCGGATTGGCGCGACCGGCGGACATCGGCGCCGACGTGTCGCACATGAACCTGCACAAAACCTTCTGCATTCCCCACGGCGGTGGCGGGCCGGGCATGGGGCCGATTGGTGTGCGTTCGCATCTGGCGCCATTCGTGGCCAATCATCCCGTGGTGCCAATTGACGGCCCGCAACCGCAGAACGGTGCCGTCAGTGCCGCGCCTTGGGGCAGTGCGAGCATTTTACCGATCAGCTGGATGTACATCGCCATGATGGGCCCGCAACTGGCGGATGCCAGCGAGGTGGCAATTCTGGCGGCGAATTACCTCGCTCAGCATTTGTCCGGGGCCTTCCCGGTGCTCTATACCGGGCGTAACGAGCGGGTAGCCCACGAATGCATCCTGGATTTGCGGCCGCTCAAGGTGCTGACTGGCATCAGCGAAGAGGACGTGGCCAAGCGCCTGATGGATTACGGTTTCCATGCGCCGACCATGTCGTTCCCGGTGCCGGGGACGTTGATGGTCGAACCGACCGAGAGCGAATCCAAGGCTGAGCTGGACCATTTTATCGGGGCGATGCTGAATATTCGTGCGGAAATCACCGAAGTGCAAAACGGTAACTGGGACCCTGAAGACAACCCACTGAAACGCGCGCCGCACACCCTGGCCGATATCACCGGCGTTTGGGAGCGGCCTTACAGCATCGAGCAAGCAGTGACGCCGGACGCGCACACCAAGGCGCATAAATATTGGCCGGCGGTGAACCGCGTGGATAACGTCTACGGCGACCGCAACCTGTTTTGCGCGTGTGTGCCGGTGGATGATTACCGCTGA
- a CDS encoding SPFH domain-containing protein codes for MQIGSVLLLFVGLVVAILFMGFKVVPQGYQWTVERFGRYTNTLKPGLNIIIPVMDRIGRKINVMESVLDIPPQEVITADNATVQIDAVCFFQVVNTAQAAYEVNNLEHAVRNLLQTNIRTVLGSMELDAMLSQRDNINEKLLRTVDEATAPWGIKITRIEIKDISPPADLMAAMSGQMKAERIKRAQILEAEGLRAAAILTAEGKKQAQILEAEGGRQAAFLESEARERQAEAEAQATKVVSEAIANGNVQAVNYFVAQKYIDALGKLASANNSKVILMPLEASSMIGAVGGIGEIVKATFDNKKA; via the coding sequence ATGCAGATCGGTAGTGTGCTTTTACTCTTCGTCGGGCTGGTCGTGGCCATTTTGTTCATGGGTTTCAAGGTTGTGCCCCAGGGCTATCAATGGACGGTCGAGCGTTTCGGGCGCTATACCAACACCCTCAAGCCTGGCCTGAACATCATCATTCCAGTGATGGACCGCATCGGTCGCAAGATCAACGTGATGGAAAGCGTGCTGGATATTCCGCCGCAGGAAGTCATCACCGCCGATAACGCCACGGTACAGATCGATGCCGTGTGTTTCTTCCAGGTGGTCAACACTGCCCAGGCCGCCTACGAGGTGAACAACCTCGAACACGCCGTGCGCAACCTGCTGCAAACCAATATCCGTACCGTGCTCGGCTCCATGGAGCTGGACGCGATGCTCAGCCAGCGCGACAACATCAACGAAAAACTGCTGCGCACGGTGGATGAAGCCACGGCGCCGTGGGGCATCAAGATCACCCGGATCGAGATCAAGGACATCAGCCCGCCAGCGGACCTGATGGCCGCCATGTCCGGCCAGATGAAAGCCGAGCGGATCAAGCGTGCGCAAATCCTCGAAGCAGAAGGCCTGCGGGCTGCCGCGATCCTGACCGCCGAAGGCAAGAAGCAGGCGCAGATCCTGGAAGCGGAAGGTGGTCGTCAGGCCGCTTTCCTCGAATCCGAAGCCCGGGAACGTCAGGCTGAAGCAGAAGCCCAGGCCACCAAAGTGGTGTCTGAAGCCATCGCCAACGGCAACGTGCAGGCGGTGAACTACTTTGTCGCGCAGAAATACATCGATGCCCTAGGCAAACTGGCCTCGGCCAACAACAGCAAAGTGATCCTGATGCCGCTTGAGGCCAGCTCGATGATCGGCGCTGTCGGCGGCATCGGCGAAATCGTCAAGGCCACGTTCGACAACAAGAAAGCCTGA
- the gcvH gene encoding glycine cleavage system protein GcvH, protein MSDIPADLRFAESHEWARLEADGTVTVGISDHAQEALGDVVFVELTEVGKVFAAGDQSGVVESVKAASDIYSPIGGEVIAINEDLSGSPEALNTDPYGAWIFKLKPSNPAELDKLLDAAGYKAAIGE, encoded by the coding sequence ATGAGCGATATCCCTGCCGACCTGCGTTTTGCCGAAAGTCACGAATGGGCGCGTCTGGAAGCCGATGGCACGGTCACCGTGGGCATCAGCGATCACGCTCAGGAAGCCTTGGGCGACGTGGTGTTCGTTGAACTGACCGAAGTCGGCAAAGTGTTTGCTGCCGGCGATCAATCCGGTGTGGTTGAGTCGGTTAAAGCCGCCTCCGATATCTACTCGCCGATTGGCGGTGAAGTGATCGCGATCAATGAAGACCTGAGCGGTTCGCCTGAAGCGCTGAACACCGATCCGTACGGTGCCTGGATCTTCAAACTCAAGCCAAGTAACCCGGCTGAGCTGGACAAACTGCTAGACGCTGCAGGCTACAAAGCCGCTATCGGCGAATAA
- a CDS encoding DUF2388 domain-containing protein: protein MMRLKLAVATLALLSLPVGSAMADSFWRNVISSGATTGSTYLTFKDHKLIVAAQDDAGSFVASDGGIRGPYLEAAMQKVRADNPGLQATDMELANAILAKNAVASE, encoded by the coding sequence ATCATGCGTCTCAAACTTGCTGTCGCTACCCTTGCCTTGCTGTCCCTGCCCGTTGGTTCAGCGATGGCCGACAGCTTTTGGCGTAACGTCATTTCATCCGGTGCAACCACCGGTTCGACCTACCTGACGTTCAAGGATCACAAACTGATCGTCGCGGCGCAGGATGATGCCGGCAGCTTCGTCGCCAGTGACGGCGGCATCCGCGGTCCTTACCTGGAAGCCGCAATGCAGAAAGTCCGCGCCGACAACCCGGGCCTGCAAGCCACGGACATGGAACTGGCGAATGCGATCCTGGCGAAGAATGCCGTCGCTTCGGAATAA